The Sphingosinicella humi genome has a window encoding:
- a CDS encoding DUF445 domain-containing protein, translating to MTLLERTGLTRFNPAQGGARGMKIIATGSLVVMAGVFLLANTLDDAYPAWGFVKAFAEAAMVGGLADWFAVTALFRHPLGLPIPHTAIIPRNKDRIGDTLAQFLRENFLTPSVVARRMRGADVAGAIGRFLTDPPGEGRLRQGASSLIASILEALDQERLGGMVKGAIAGRMKAMEVSPLLGKSLDAAITEDRHVPVLDAVINWASRTLDANEDLIRGMVHDKSGWVVRFTGLDARVADGIIDGLRRLTVELATDVNHPLRAKAEDSLAALAWDLQYDEAVRSKVESAKQDIIANKAFGDWIDGLWEKTRAGLLKSARDPDATMAGRFGEAVRALGATLQEDARLKATINQFARRAMVGAVATYGAGIVTLVSETIRGWDARTVTGRLENAVGRDLQYIRINGTLVGGLVGLVIHSVEMVA from the coding sequence ATGACCCTGCTCGAACGGACCGGCCTCACCCGATTCAACCCCGCGCAGGGTGGCGCCCGCGGCATGAAGATCATCGCCACCGGCTCGCTGGTGGTGATGGCGGGCGTCTTCCTCCTCGCCAACACATTGGACGACGCCTATCCGGCCTGGGGCTTCGTCAAGGCCTTCGCCGAGGCGGCGATGGTGGGCGGCCTCGCCGACTGGTTTGCGGTCACTGCCCTGTTTCGCCACCCGCTCGGCCTGCCCATCCCCCACACCGCCATCATTCCGCGGAACAAGGACCGGATCGGCGATACCCTCGCCCAGTTCCTGCGGGAGAATTTCCTGACCCCCTCCGTCGTCGCCCGGCGGATGCGCGGCGCGGACGTGGCCGGCGCGATCGGCCGCTTCCTCACCGATCCGCCGGGCGAGGGCCGGCTCCGCCAAGGCGCCTCGAGCCTCATCGCCAGCATCCTGGAGGCGCTCGATCAGGAACGGCTCGGCGGCATGGTCAAGGGCGCGATCGCCGGCCGCATGAAGGCGATGGAAGTCTCGCCGCTACTCGGCAAGTCACTGGACGCCGCGATCACCGAGGACCGTCACGTGCCGGTGCTCGACGCCGTCATCAACTGGGCGAGCCGCACGCTCGACGCCAATGAAGACCTGATCCGCGGCATGGTTCATGACAAGTCGGGTTGGGTTGTGCGCTTCACCGGCCTCGACGCCCGCGTCGCCGACGGCATCATCGACGGCCTGAGGCGCCTCACCGTCGAGCTCGCGACGGACGTCAACCACCCGCTGCGCGCCAAAGCCGAGGATTCGCTGGCCGCGCTCGCTTGGGATCTTCAATATGACGAGGCCGTGCGCAGCAAGGTCGAGAGCGCGAAGCAGGACATCATCGCCAACAAGGCGTTCGGCGACTGGATCGACGGGCTCTGGGAGAAGACTCGTGCCGGCCTGCTCAAGTCCGCCCGCGATCCCGACGCGACCATGGCCGGGCGCTTCGGCGAAGCGGTGCGTGCGCTCGGCGCGACGCTCCAGGAGGATGCCCGGCTCAAGGCGACGATCAACCAGTTCGCCCGACGCGCCATGGTGGGGGCGGTGGCGACCTACGGCGCGGGGATCGTCACCCTGGTGTCCGAGACGATCCGCGGCTGGGATGCCCGCACGGTCACCGGCCGTCTCGAGAACGCGGTCGGGCGCGATCTCCAATATATCCGCATCAACGGCACCCTGGTGGGCGGCCTCGTCGGCCTCGTCATCCACAGCGTCGAAATGGTGGCGTGA
- the rnk gene encoding nucleoside diphosphate kinase regulator, with protein sequence MAATRDPSTGARPPIHLLDTESDLLGDLALRAEHRVPVVAAMLLAEIERAEIHDEASLPKDAITLGSEIDYVDEASGAQRTVQLVLPAEADIEAGRISVMTPMGAGLIGLSTGQTIEWPDLEGRERRITIQAVRRPKKDA encoded by the coding sequence ATGGCTGCCACTCGCGATCCATCGACGGGCGCCCGTCCGCCGATCCATCTGCTGGATACGGAATCCGACCTGCTCGGCGATCTCGCGCTGCGGGCGGAGCATCGCGTTCCGGTCGTCGCGGCGATGCTGCTTGCCGAGATCGAACGGGCGGAAATCCATGACGAAGCGTCGCTCCCCAAGGATGCCATCACCCTGGGGTCCGAGATCGACTATGTGGACGAGGCGAGCGGTGCTCAACGCACGGTTCAACTGGTGCTGCCGGCCGAGGCGGATATCGAGGCGGGGCGGATTTCCGTCATGACGCCGATGGGCGCCGGGCTGATCGGCCTCTCCACCGGCCAGACGATCGAGTGGCCCGACCTGGAAGGTCGTGAACGGCGTATCACCATCCAGGCGGTGCGGCGGCCGAAGAAGGACGCCTAG
- the glpX gene encoding class II fructose-bisphosphatase has product MVTASHVLDRVLVLEMVRVTEAAAVAASKLIGRGNEKAADAAAVEAMREALNQLDFDGTVVIGEGERDEAPMLYIGEKVGRVDCNGPKIAIALDPLEGTTITAKAGPNALAVLAIAEEGCLLNAPDVYMDKLAIGPGYPEGTIDLAKSPTENIRAIAKAKGVEPSDIIACVLDRPRHEALIAELRALGCGIQLIPDGDVAGVIAVTDPDTTIDVYMGQGGAPEGVLAAAALRCVGGQFQGRLVFRNDDERGRAAKWGVEDLDRIYHLHDLAKGDVIFAATGVTDGSLLEGVKRRKSCITTESVVMRASTGTVRWVKGEHRYDHAPGGR; this is encoded by the coding sequence ATGGTGACTGCAAGTCATGTGCTCGACCGCGTCCTCGTGCTGGAGATGGTGCGGGTTACGGAGGCCGCAGCGGTGGCGGCGTCGAAGCTCATCGGCCGCGGCAACGAAAAGGCCGCCGACGCCGCCGCCGTCGAGGCCATGCGCGAGGCGCTGAACCAGCTCGATTTCGACGGTACGGTCGTCATCGGCGAGGGTGAGCGGGACGAAGCGCCGATGCTCTATATCGGCGAGAAAGTGGGCCGCGTGGATTGCAACGGGCCCAAGATCGCCATCGCCCTCGATCCCCTGGAAGGCACGACCATCACCGCCAAGGCCGGGCCCAACGCACTCGCCGTCCTCGCCATCGCCGAAGAGGGATGCCTGCTCAATGCGCCGGACGTCTATATGGACAAGCTCGCCATCGGCCCGGGCTATCCGGAAGGGACGATCGACCTCGCCAAGTCGCCGACCGAGAATATCCGCGCCATCGCCAAGGCGAAGGGCGTCGAGCCGTCCGACATCATCGCCTGCGTCCTCGATCGTCCGCGCCACGAAGCGTTGATCGCGGAGCTGAGGGCGCTGGGTTGCGGCATCCAACTCATCCCAGACGGCGACGTCGCGGGCGTGATCGCGGTGACCGATCCCGACACCACCATCGACGTCTATATGGGGCAGGGCGGCGCGCCCGAGGGCGTGCTGGCGGCGGCGGCGCTGCGCTGCGTCGGCGGCCAGTTTCAGGGGCGGCTGGTCTTCCGCAACGACGACGAGCGCGGCCGCGCCGCCAAGTGGGGCGTTGAGGACCTCGATCGCATCTATCATCTCCACGATCTCGCCAAGGGCGACGTGATCTTCGCCGCCACCGGCGTCACCGACGGGTCGCTGCTGGAAGGCGTGAAGCGGCGCAAGAGCTGCATCACCACCGAAAGCGTCGTGATGCGGGCCAGCACCGGCACGGTGCGCTGGGTGAAGGGCGAGCATCGGTACGATCACGCGCCGGGCGGCCGCTGA
- a CDS encoding phasin family protein, which produces MTKETNAKTADAANKAAETGNAAADRFQAALGEANERTKVAVEKSTRLFEEATELTKGNVEAFVASSKIAAKGVETLGQEAAEYGRKSFEEASAALKSFAEVKSPTDFFKLQSDYARSAFDSLVTESSKLSEAVIKLAGEVAEPITNRYTVAAERVKTLAL; this is translated from the coding sequence GTGACCAAGGAAACCAACGCCAAGACCGCCGACGCCGCCAACAAGGCCGCCGAGACCGGCAATGCCGCCGCGGACCGCTTCCAGGCCGCCCTCGGCGAGGCCAATGAGCGCACCAAGGTGGCCGTCGAGAAGTCGACCCGCCTGTTCGAGGAGGCGACCGAGCTGACCAAGGGCAATGTCGAGGCGTTCGTCGCCTCTTCGAAGATCGCCGCCAAGGGCGTCGAGACCCTCGGCCAGGAAGCCGCCGAATATGGCCGCAAGAGCTTTGAGGAAGCGTCGGCCGCTCTCAAGAGCTTCGCCGAGGTCAAGTCGCCGACCGACTTCTTCAAGCTGCAGAGCGACTATGCCCGCTCCGCTTTCGACAGCCTCGTCACCGAGAGCTCGAAGCTGAGCGAGGCCGTGATCAAGCTCGCCGGCGAAGTCGCGGAGCCGATCACCAACCGCTACACGGTTGCGGCCGAGCGGGTGAAGACGCTCGCTCTCTAA
- a CDS encoding PHA/PHB synthase family protein, with translation MADPDADTRPTAAPFPSLEELQHWTWVMGRAQQLMMEHVARQWSEAPKTAPAAPAATPSWPGMNLFADAGRIAKAQVDMWTEGLGIWQRALGGDGGKSEIEEKADRDKRFSAPEWRENPLFDMIRQSYILISDRLLGSVEAVEGLDDKEREKLRFATRAFVDAMSPSNFALTNPLVLEKTLETRGENLLKGLEHMLGDLSRGQLTHTDPNAFEVGRNIAVTPGKVVKQTELYQLIQYAPTTKEVFETPLVIFPPWINRFYILDLNPKKSFIRWAVEQGLTVFMVSWKSADEDMADVTLDDYVAAQTDAIDTIRDLLDVEAVHAVGYCVAGTTLAATLALLEARGEADKVASATFLTAQVDFAEAGDLSLFVGDEQMQLIEQLSADKGYLDGRYMAATFNLLRGRDLIWSYVTNNYLMGEDYTPFDLLHWNSDTTNLPAKWHQAYLRDFYRENRLVRPGGVVVDGTPINIGKVKTPTYVQAGREDHIAPPQSVWKITHHFQGPLRFVLAGSGHIAGVVNPPEAQKYQYWTNDEKADTLEAFIAGANETKGSWWPDWIGWIANLSPDKAFAIGPRKPGKGKLKAIEDAPGSYVKAR, from the coding sequence ATGGCCGACCCGGACGCCGATACCCGCCCCACGGCCGCGCCTTTTCCGAGCCTGGAGGAGCTGCAGCACTGGACCTGGGTGATGGGCCGGGCGCAGCAGCTGATGATGGAGCATGTCGCCCGGCAGTGGAGCGAGGCTCCGAAGACGGCTCCGGCGGCACCCGCGGCGACGCCGTCATGGCCCGGCATGAACCTGTTCGCCGATGCGGGGCGGATCGCCAAGGCGCAGGTCGACATGTGGACCGAAGGGCTCGGCATTTGGCAGCGCGCGCTGGGCGGCGATGGGGGCAAGTCCGAGATCGAGGAGAAGGCGGACAGGGACAAGCGCTTTTCGGCGCCCGAGTGGCGGGAGAATCCGCTCTTCGATATGATCCGGCAGAGCTACATCCTCATCTCCGACCGCCTGCTCGGCTCGGTCGAGGCGGTCGAGGGACTGGATGACAAGGAGCGGGAGAAGCTGCGCTTCGCCACCCGCGCCTTCGTCGACGCGATGAGCCCGTCCAATTTCGCGCTCACCAATCCGCTGGTGCTGGAAAAGACGCTGGAGACGCGCGGCGAGAACCTCCTCAAGGGTCTCGAGCACATGCTCGGCGACCTCTCCAGGGGGCAGCTCACCCACACCGATCCCAATGCCTTCGAGGTCGGCCGCAACATCGCGGTGACACCCGGCAAGGTCGTCAAGCAGACGGAGCTCTACCAGCTCATCCAATATGCGCCGACAACCAAGGAGGTGTTCGAAACGCCGCTGGTCATCTTCCCGCCCTGGATCAACCGCTTCTACATTCTCGACCTCAACCCCAAGAAGAGCTTCATCCGCTGGGCCGTCGAACAGGGTCTCACCGTTTTCATGGTTTCCTGGAAGTCGGCCGACGAAGACATGGCCGACGTGACGCTCGACGACTATGTCGCCGCCCAGACCGACGCCATCGACACGATCCGCGACCTGCTCGACGTGGAGGCGGTCCACGCGGTCGGCTATTGCGTCGCCGGCACCACGCTCGCCGCCACGCTGGCGCTGCTCGAGGCGCGCGGCGAGGCAGACAAGGTCGCCAGCGCCACCTTCCTGACGGCGCAGGTCGATTTCGCGGAAGCGGGCGACCTGTCGCTGTTCGTCGGCGATGAGCAGATGCAGCTCATCGAGCAGCTTTCGGCCGACAAGGGCTATCTCGACGGCCGCTACATGGCCGCCACCTTCAACCTGCTGCGCGGCCGCGACCTCATCTGGAGCTATGTCACCAACAATTACCTGATGGGGGAGGACTATACGCCCTTCGACCTGCTCCACTGGAATTCGGACACGACCAACCTGCCGGCCAAATGGCACCAGGCCTATCTGCGGGACTTCTACCGGGAGAACCGGCTGGTCCGGCCGGGCGGGGTGGTTGTTGACGGCACGCCGATCAACATCGGCAAGGTGAAGACGCCGACCTACGTCCAGGCCGGCCGCGAGGACCATATCGCGCCGCCGCAAAGCGTCTGGAAAATCACCCATCATTTCCAAGGGCCGCTGCGCTTCGTGCTGGCCGGATCCGGCCATATCGCCGGGGTCGTCAATCCGCCCGAGGCGCAGAAATATCAATATTGGACCAACGACGAGAAGGCCGACACGCTCGAAGCGTTCATCGCCGGCGCCAATGAGACCAAGGGGAGCTGGTGGCCCGACTGGATCGGCTGGATCGCCAATCTGTCGCCGGACAAGGCCTTCGCCATCGGCCCCCGCAAGCCGGGCAAGGGCAAGCTGAAGGCGATCGAAGATGCGCCGGGAAGTTATGTGAAGGCGCGCTAA
- a CDS encoding diacylglycerol/lipid kinase family protein: MAPGGIVQLIYNPTAGRHCAKRLDALRLGFEAGGAQVILSESAPGLTLSIDKQASHVCAIGGDGTARHVALAIARSGRPLPLSVYPGGTVNLLHREFAAPTEPARYAARALSGEAACLHYAAEINDTLFLACASAGPDSRAVAAVTPALKRRLGRLAYGAAFLGVLLRWQQPSIRLICDGREIRCEAFYVAKGRYYAGPWSFAPQACRTARLLHVVALRRARRRDYARFLWALLRGKPVGDGAGALAFTCTELSAEADAPFPLQADGDIVADLPVRIALRADPFAFR, encoded by the coding sequence ATGGCGCCAGGCGGGATCGTCCAGCTGATTTACAATCCGACGGCGGGGCGGCATTGCGCCAAGCGGCTGGATGCGCTTCGTCTCGGCTTCGAGGCTGGCGGCGCCCAGGTCATCCTGTCCGAAAGCGCGCCGGGCCTCACCCTTTCCATCGACAAGCAAGCGAGCCATGTCTGCGCCATCGGCGGCGATGGCACGGCCCGTCATGTCGCCTTGGCCATTGCCCGAAGCGGCCGGCCGCTGCCGTTGAGCGTCTATCCGGGCGGCACCGTCAATCTCCTCCACCGGGAGTTCGCCGCGCCGACGGAACCGGCGCGCTATGCCGCCAGGGCCCTTAGCGGTGAGGCCGCCTGCCTCCATTATGCCGCCGAGATAAACGACACGCTGTTTCTCGCCTGCGCCAGCGCCGGACCGGACAGCCGCGCCGTGGCCGCGGTCACGCCCGCGCTCAAGCGCCGTCTCGGCAGGCTCGCCTATGGCGCCGCCTTCCTCGGCGTGCTGCTCCGTTGGCAGCAGCCGTCGATCCGGCTGATTTGCGACGGCCGCGAGATACGCTGCGAAGCCTTCTACGTCGCCAAGGGCCGCTATTATGCCGGCCCGTGGAGCTTCGCGCCCCAAGCCTGCCGCACCGCGCGATTGCTCCACGTCGTCGCCCTTCGGCGCGCCCGCCGCCGCGACTACGCCCGCTTCCTGTGGGCGTTGCTGCGCGGGAAGCCCGTCGGCGACGGGGCCGGGGCCCTGGCCTTCACCTGCACCGAACTCAGCGCCGAGGCCGACGCGCCGTTCCCTCTGCAGGCCGACGGCGACATCGTCGCCGACCTGCCGGTGCGCATCGCCCTTCGCGCCGACCCCTTTGCCTTCCGCTAG
- the clpS gene encoding ATP-dependent Clp protease adapter ClpS yields the protein MIRHDSQILAMSDDRTGHDEGTGLGVATRTRTRTKTPSPYKVLMLNDDYTPMEFVVLVLQRFFRMDIEDATRVMLHVHQRGVGVCGIFSYEVAETKVAQVIDFARENQHPLQCTLEKA from the coding sequence ATGATTAGGCACGATTCCCAAATTCTGGCGATGAGCGACGATCGCACGGGCCACGACGAAGGCACCGGCCTCGGCGTCGCGACCCGCACCCGCACCCGCACCAAGACTCCGTCGCCCTACAAGGTGCTGATGCTGAACGACGACTATACGCCGATGGAGTTCGTCGTCCTCGTCCTGCAGCGCTTCTTCCGCATGGACATAGAGGACGCGACCCGCGTGATGCTCCACGTGCACCAGCGCGGCGTCGGCGTCTGCGGCATCTTCAGCTACGAGGTGGCGGAGACCAAGGTCGCCCAGGTCATCGACTTCGCCCGCGAGAACCAGCACCCTCTCCAGTGCACCTTGGAGAAGGCCTGA
- the murA gene encoding UDP-N-acetylglucosamine 1-carboxyvinyltransferase, which translates to MDRIIIRGGRRLEGKVCISGAKNAALTLLPCALLTDEPLTLRNLPRLADVDSFGHLLNQLGVSTTVEGSKPEEFGRVMTLRAATISSTVAPYDIVRKMRASILVLGPLMARAGEATVSLPGGCAIGNRPIDLHLKALEALGAHIELAAGYVKATAPKGGLTGGHISFPVVSVGATENALMAAVLAKGATVIENAAREPEITDLAKCLIAMGARIEGLRTDTLTIQGVEELHGATYSVMPDRIEAGSYACAAAITGGSLELVGARKETMPSILTGLQDAGLIVEDVAGGIKVSADGRLRPLSISTAPYPAFPTDMQAQFMAMLSLADGTSLLTETIFENRYMHVPELARMGADIEVRGRSAVVRGVEKLIGAPVMATDLRASMSLVLAGLAAEGETQVSRVYHLDRGYERLEEKLQAVGADIERASDG; encoded by the coding sequence ATGGATCGCATCATCATTCGCGGCGGCAGGCGCCTTGAAGGCAAAGTCTGCATATCGGGCGCCAAGAACGCGGCGCTGACCCTCCTCCCCTGCGCGCTGCTCACCGACGAGCCGCTGACGCTGAGGAACCTGCCGCGCCTCGCCGACGTCGACAGCTTCGGGCATCTGCTCAACCAGCTCGGCGTCTCGACCACCGTCGAAGGCTCCAAGCCGGAGGAGTTCGGGCGGGTGATGACCCTCAGGGCCGCGACGATCAGCTCGACGGTGGCTCCCTACGATATCGTCCGCAAGATGCGCGCCTCGATCCTGGTGCTCGGGCCGTTGATGGCGCGGGCGGGCGAGGCGACGGTGTCGCTGCCCGGCGGCTGCGCGATCGGGAACCGGCCGATCGACCTGCACCTCAAGGCCCTGGAGGCGCTCGGCGCCCATATCGAGCTGGCGGCAGGCTATGTGAAGGCGACTGCGCCCAAGGGCGGCCTTACCGGCGGCCATATCAGCTTCCCGGTTGTCTCGGTCGGCGCGACCGAGAATGCGCTGATGGCCGCTGTCCTCGCCAAGGGCGCGACGGTGATCGAGAACGCCGCGCGCGAGCCGGAGATCACCGACCTCGCCAAGTGCCTGATCGCGATGGGCGCGCGGATCGAGGGCCTGCGCACCGACACGCTCACGATCCAGGGCGTCGAGGAGCTGCACGGCGCCACCTATTCGGTGATGCCGGACCGGATCGAGGCGGGCAGCTATGCCTGCGCGGCCGCCATCACCGGCGGATCGCTGGAGCTCGTTGGCGCGCGCAAGGAGACGATGCCGTCGATCCTCACCGGCCTTCAGGACGCAGGTCTCATCGTCGAGGACGTGGCGGGCGGCATCAAGGTGAGCGCCGATGGGCGGCTCCGGCCGCTGTCGATCTCGACGGCGCCCTACCCCGCCTTTCCGACCGACATGCAGGCGCAGTTCATGGCCATGCTGAGCCTCGCCGACGGCACCAGCCTGCTGACCGAGACGATCTTCGAGAACCGCTACATGCACGTGCCCGAGCTCGCCCGCATGGGCGCCGATATCGAGGTGCGGGGTCGGTCGGCCGTGGTGCGCGGCGTCGAGAAGCTGATCGGCGCGCCGGTGATGGCAACGGACCTTCGCGCCTCGATGAGCCTCGTCCTCGCCGGACTCGCCGCCGAGGGGGAGACCCAGGTCAGCCGCGTCTATCATCTCGACCGGGGCTATGAGCGGCTGGAGGAAAAGCTTCAGGCCGTCGGCGCCGATATCGAGCGGGCCAGCGACGGCTAA
- a CDS encoding efflux RND transporter permease subunit has product MNFRNISAWSIRNPIPPIVLFVVLTLAGLISFVRMDIQNDPDIDFPGALVLISQPGAAPTEMETQVTQRVEAAIRSIEGVDEINSTIREGSSETFVQFNIGTPIDRAVTDVRDAIAQIRGELPDGILEPQVIRVSTSGNTLAYYAAETTDMTLEELSWYVDNNVAKALLSVPGMAEVYRRGGVSREIRVILDPARMQAHGLTASEVNAQLRQVNLNAAGGRAEIAGSEQSVRILGNAKSAHELGETRIGVGGGRTVKLSDVADVRDLYAEQRSISLVQGGQQVTTFGFERAKGESDITVYDDAVEVLKKLQEQNPSVKFTELFTTVDYAKEQYSSAMEALVEGAILAVIVVFLFLRDWRATLISALAIPLSAIPTFWFMDLMGFTLNSMTLLGLSLVAGVLVDDAIVEIENIVRHMRMGKTAYEASIEAADEIGLAVLGTTMTIVAVFFPVALMPGVAGQFFKNFGMTVVASVLTSLAVARLITPMIAAYFLKAKGHASHGEGWVMDRYMDVLRWTLKNRWKTVGMGALAFVATIITFSQLPSSFFPPTNQDTSRISIAMVPGTTLEQTRNVAERVMNMMSKQPVVERAFARIDVASATVYLRLKDDRDVTSIEFERSLAPMLAQVPDARVNFMSQNGGGGGSNRDVSITLGGDDPEQLMQVATKLVGEMAGISEIVAPRIEGNLQRPEIVIRPRLDLAADLGVTTAALSQAIRIATLGDIDQNVAKFSLSDRQIPIRVALNQDARERLSTIENLPVATQNGGSVPLSVVAEIGFGAGPTQIDRTNQVRQITIGADLAPGIVSGEAMTKIEALPTLSNLPLGVSRLILGDTKWQQELMVNFVIAVISGVLLVFAVLVLLYRSVMPPFVNLGSLLLAPLGGGLALLITGNPLSLFVFIGILMLLGIVGKNSILLIDFALEEMSKGIGRQEAIEDAGHKRAQPIVMTTVAMVAGMIPTALSLSGDGSWRAPMGIVVIGGLIVSTVLTLVIVPATFSLAIGFERWLGPKLARHLTTGGKNAQIPGVQPAE; this is encoded by the coding sequence ATGAACTTCCGCAACATCTCCGCCTGGTCGATCCGCAACCCGATCCCGCCGATCGTGCTGTTCGTGGTGCTGACCCTCGCCGGGCTGATTTCGTTCGTCCGCATGGACATTCAGAACGATCCGGACATCGATTTCCCGGGGGCCCTCGTCCTCATCAGCCAGCCCGGCGCCGCCCCGACGGAGATGGAGACGCAGGTCACCCAGCGCGTCGAAGCCGCGATCCGGAGCATCGAGGGCGTCGACGAGATCAATTCGACGATCCGGGAAGGCTCGTCGGAAACCTTCGTTCAGTTCAATATCGGTACCCCGATCGATCGGGCCGTCACCGACGTCCGCGATGCCATCGCGCAGATACGGGGAGAGCTGCCGGACGGCATCTTGGAACCGCAAGTCATCCGCGTGTCCACGTCCGGCAATACGCTCGCCTACTACGCGGCCGAGACGACCGACATGACGCTCGAGGAACTGAGCTGGTATGTCGACAACAATGTCGCCAAGGCCTTGCTCTCGGTGCCGGGCATGGCGGAGGTTTATCGCCGCGGCGGCGTCTCGCGTGAAATTCGGGTCATCCTCGACCCGGCGAGGATGCAGGCGCATGGCCTCACCGCCAGCGAGGTCAACGCGCAGCTGCGGCAGGTGAACCTCAACGCGGCCGGCGGCCGGGCCGAGATCGCCGGCTCTGAGCAGTCGGTCCGCATCCTCGGCAACGCGAAGAGCGCGCATGAGCTGGGCGAGACCCGCATCGGCGTCGGCGGCGGGCGCACGGTCAAGCTCTCGGACGTGGCTGACGTCCGGGACCTCTATGCGGAGCAGCGCTCGATATCGCTGGTGCAGGGCGGGCAGCAGGTGACGACCTTCGGCTTCGAGCGGGCCAAGGGCGAATCCGACATCACCGTCTACGACGACGCCGTCGAAGTGCTGAAGAAGCTCCAGGAGCAGAATCCGTCGGTCAAGTTCACCGAGCTCTTCACCACCGTCGACTACGCCAAGGAACAATATAGCTCGGCAATGGAGGCGCTGGTCGAGGGCGCGATCCTCGCCGTCATCGTCGTTTTCCTGTTCCTCAGGGACTGGCGCGCGACCTTGATCTCGGCGCTGGCGATACCGCTGTCGGCCATCCCCACCTTCTGGTTCATGGATCTGATGGGCTTCACGCTGAACAGCATGACGCTGCTCGGCCTCAGCCTGGTGGCCGGCGTGCTCGTCGACGACGCCATCGTGGAGATCGAGAACATCGTGCGCCACATGCGCATGGGCAAGACCGCCTATGAGGCATCGATCGAGGCCGCCGACGAGATCGGGCTTGCGGTGCTCGGCACGACCATGACCATCGTGGCCGTCTTCTTCCCGGTCGCGCTGATGCCCGGCGTCGCGGGGCAGTTCTTCAAGAATTTCGGCATGACCGTGGTCGCGTCCGTGCTGACCAGCCTTGCGGTCGCCCGTCTGATCACGCCGATGATCGCGGCCTATTTCCTCAAGGCCAAGGGCCATGCCTCGCACGGCGAAGGCTGGGTGATGGACCGCTACATGGACGTGCTGCGCTGGACCCTTAAAAACCGCTGGAAGACGGTGGGCATGGGCGCGCTGGCCTTCGTCGCCACCATCATCACCTTCTCCCAGCTGCCTTCGTCCTTTTTCCCGCCGACCAACCAGGACACCAGCCGCATTTCGATCGCGATGGTGCCCGGGACGACACTCGAGCAGACCCGGAACGTGGCCGAGCGGGTGATGAACATGATGTCGAAGCAACCCGTCGTGGAGCGCGCCTTCGCCCGCATCGATGTTGCAAGCGCGACGGTCTATCTCCGGCTCAAGGACGACCGCGACGTGACCAGCATCGAGTTCGAGCGGTCGCTGGCGCCGATGCTCGCCCAGGTTCCTGATGCACGCGTCAACTTCATGTCGCAGAATGGCGGCGGAGGCGGTAGCAACCGCGACGTTTCGATCACGCTCGGCGGCGACGATCCGGAGCAGCTGATGCAGGTGGCCACGAAGCTGGTCGGCGAAATGGCCGGCATCAGCGAGATCGTGGCGCCGCGGATCGAGGGCAATCTCCAGCGGCCCGAGATCGTCATCCGGCCGCGTCTCGACCTGGCCGCGGACCTTGGCGTCACCACTGCGGCGCTGAGCCAGGCGATCCGCATCGCCACTCTCGGCGACATCGACCAGAATGTCGCCAAATTCTCGCTGTCGGACCGTCAGATCCCGATCCGGGTGGCCCTGAACCAGGATGCGCGGGAACGACTCTCGACCATCGAGAATTTGCCGGTGGCGACGCAGAATGGCGGTTCGGTGCCGCTGAGCGTCGTCGCCGAAATCGGCTTCGGCGCCGGCCCCACCCAGATCGACCGTACCAACCAGGTGCGGCAGATCACGATCGGCGCGGACCTGGCGCCGGGCATCGTCAGCGGCGAGGCCATGACCAAGATCGAGGCGCTGCCGACGCTGTCGAACCTGCCGCTCGGCGTCTCCCGGCTGATCCTGGGCGACACCAAATGGCAGCAGGAGTTGATGGTGAACTTCGTCATCGCCGTCATATCCGGCGTGCTGCTGGTGTTCGCGGTGCTGGTGCTGCTCTATCGCTCGGTGATGCCGCCGTTCGTCAACCTGGGCTCGCTGCTGCTCGCCCCGCTGGGCGGCGGCCTGGCCCTGCTGATAACGGGCAATCCCCTGTCGCTGTTCGTCTTCATCGGCATCCTCATGCTGCTCGGCATCGTCGGCAAGAACTCGATCCTGCTGATCGACTTCGCGCTCGAAGAGATGTCCAAGGGCATCGGCAGGCAGGAAGCGATCGAAGATGCCGGCCATAAGCGCGCGCAGCCGATTGTGATGACCACCGTCGCCATGGTCGCCGGCATGATCCCGACCGCGCTGTCGCTCAGCGGCGACGGCAGCTGGCGCGCGCCGATGGGCATCGTCGTGATCGGCGGCCTGATCGTCTCGACGGTGCTGACCCTGGTCATCGTCCCGGCGACGTTCAGCCTCGCGATCGGCTTTGAGCGCTGGCTTGGGCCCAAGCTCGCCAGGCACCTCACCACCGGTGGCAAGAACGCGCAGATACCCGGCGTGCAGCCTGCGGAGTGA